In one window of Microbacterium dextranolyticum DNA:
- the gcvP gene encoding aminomethyl-transferring glycine dehydrogenase, with protein MLRALGYDTVEALVDRAVPASIHAAAVSESAIPRAATEAETLAELRELASQNRPARSMIGLGYYDTLTPSVIARNVLENPSWYTAYTPYQPEISQGRLEALINFQTMVTDLTGLATANASMLDEATAVVEGMLVARRASKSSSKVFLVDADAFPQTKAVLAHRAAALGIEIVEVPVGPWEGSGAGFDADVAAEAAGIDAFGMFIQYPSASGRVWDPSGPIAAVQAQGGLAVVAADLLALTLLRSPGSLGADIAVGTTQRFGVPMGFGGPHAGYLAVRSGLERQLPGRLVGVSRDAAGAPAYRLSLQTREQHIRREKATSNICTAQVLLAVMASMYAVYHGPQGLRRIAGDVAMKAHLLRDWIVEAGNEVVHDDFFDTIVVRTPGRAGGIVERARERGFQLWFRDSDSVGISVDETTTFSEIHALAQVFGAPEERFFGWAEGTGASSLPAGLRRRDEFLIHPVFHAHHSETAMMRYLKRLADRDYALDRGMIPLGSCTMKLNAATEMAAVSWPEFARVHPFAPADDVAGYLVLIEQLESWLAEITGYDAVSLQPNAGSQGELAGLFAIRGYHHSRGDVQRDVCLIPSSAHGTNAASAVLAGMRVVVVACDEAGNVDLDDLRAKIAAHAGALAALMITYPSTHGVYEHDVVELCAAVHEAGGQVYVDGANMNALVGFARFGDLGGDVSHLNLHKTFAIPHGGGGPGVGPVAAKAHLAPFLPSHPFAQRAEHAGGFVFDGGPVSAATYGSASILPISWAYIRMMGARGLRDATGAAVLAANYIALRLRGHYPVLYSGEGGLVAHECILDLRPLKDETGITVDDVAKRLIDYGFHAPTMSFPVAGTLMVEPTESEDLGEIERFIEAMIAIRAEAGRVAAGEWPASDNPLVNAPHTAESIATDAWSHPYSREQAVYPVHALVRAKYWPPVRRIDNAYGDRNLVCACPPPEAFA; from the coding sequence ATGCTCCGCGCCCTGGGGTACGACACGGTCGAGGCGCTCGTGGATCGCGCCGTGCCGGCATCCATCCATGCCGCCGCCGTGTCGGAAAGTGCGATTCCGCGCGCCGCGACGGAGGCCGAGACGCTCGCCGAGCTGCGCGAGCTCGCATCGCAGAACCGGCCGGCGCGGTCGATGATCGGCCTCGGGTACTACGACACGCTCACGCCGTCGGTCATCGCCCGGAACGTACTCGAGAACCCGTCCTGGTACACCGCCTACACCCCCTATCAGCCGGAGATCTCGCAGGGGCGCCTCGAAGCGCTCATCAACTTCCAGACGATGGTGACCGACCTCACCGGGCTCGCGACCGCGAACGCATCGATGCTCGACGAGGCGACCGCCGTCGTGGAGGGGATGCTGGTGGCACGGCGCGCGTCGAAGTCTTCCTCGAAGGTGTTCCTCGTCGATGCCGACGCCTTCCCGCAGACGAAGGCGGTGCTGGCTCATCGCGCCGCAGCGCTGGGCATCGAGATCGTCGAGGTTCCGGTCGGGCCGTGGGAAGGCTCGGGTGCCGGCTTCGACGCCGATGTGGCCGCGGAGGCGGCGGGCATCGACGCGTTCGGAATGTTCATCCAGTACCCGTCGGCGAGCGGCCGGGTGTGGGATCCGTCGGGACCCATCGCCGCCGTGCAGGCGCAGGGCGGCCTCGCGGTCGTCGCGGCCGACCTGCTCGCGCTCACCCTGCTGCGCTCGCCGGGCTCGCTCGGCGCCGACATCGCTGTGGGCACGACGCAGCGCTTCGGCGTGCCGATGGGCTTCGGCGGTCCGCACGCCGGCTACCTGGCGGTGCGCTCCGGTCTCGAGCGGCAGCTGCCCGGACGCCTGGTCGGCGTGTCACGGGATGCTGCCGGTGCACCCGCCTACCGGCTGTCGCTGCAGACGCGCGAGCAGCACATCCGCCGCGAGAAGGCGACGTCGAACATCTGCACCGCCCAGGTGCTGCTCGCGGTCATGGCATCCATGTACGCCGTCTACCACGGGCCGCAGGGCCTTCGCCGGATCGCCGGAGACGTCGCCATGAAGGCGCACCTGCTGCGCGATTGGATCGTCGAGGCAGGGAACGAGGTCGTGCACGACGACTTCTTCGACACGATCGTCGTGCGGACGCCGGGGCGCGCGGGTGGGATCGTCGAACGTGCGCGGGAGCGCGGGTTCCAGCTCTGGTTCCGCGACAGCGACTCCGTCGGCATCTCCGTCGACGAGACGACGACCTTCAGCGAGATCCATGCGCTCGCGCAGGTATTCGGTGCGCCCGAGGAGCGCTTCTTCGGATGGGCGGAGGGGACCGGCGCCAGCTCGTTGCCGGCGGGTCTGCGCCGCAGGGATGAGTTCCTGATCCATCCCGTCTTCCACGCGCACCACTCCGAGACGGCGATGATGCGCTACCTCAAGCGACTCGCGGACCGCGACTACGCGCTCGACCGCGGCATGATCCCGCTCGGCTCGTGCACGATGAAGCTCAACGCGGCGACCGAGATGGCGGCGGTGTCGTGGCCCGAGTTCGCGCGCGTGCACCCGTTCGCCCCCGCCGACGACGTCGCCGGCTACCTCGTGCTGATCGAACAGCTCGAGTCGTGGCTCGCCGAGATCACCGGCTACGACGCGGTGTCGCTGCAGCCCAATGCCGGGTCGCAGGGCGAGCTCGCGGGGTTGTTCGCGATCCGCGGCTACCACCACTCGCGCGGCGACGTGCAGCGTGACGTGTGCCTGATCCCGTCGTCGGCGCACGGTACGAACGCGGCATCCGCCGTACTGGCGGGCATGCGGGTCGTGGTCGTCGCGTGCGACGAGGCGGGCAACGTCGACCTCGACGACCTGCGCGCGAAGATCGCCGCGCATGCGGGTGCGCTCGCGGCGCTCATGATCACGTACCCCTCGACCCATGGGGTCTACGAGCACGACGTCGTCGAGCTGTGCGCAGCCGTGCACGAGGCCGGCGGACAGGTCTACGTCGACGGCGCGAACATGAACGCTCTCGTCGGGTTCGCGCGCTTCGGCGACCTCGGGGGCGACGTGTCGCACCTGAACCTGCACAAGACGTTCGCGATTCCGCACGGTGGCGGTGGGCCCGGTGTGGGGCCGGTGGCCGCGAAGGCGCACCTCGCGCCGTTCCTGCCCTCGCATCCGTTCGCGCAGCGCGCGGAGCACGCGGGAGGGTTCGTCTTCGACGGGGGGCCGGTGTCGGCCGCGACCTACGGCTCGGCATCCATCCTGCCGATCTCGTGGGCGTACATCCGAATGATGGGTGCGCGGGGGCTGCGGGATGCCACGGGTGCCGCGGTGCTCGCCGCGAACTACATCGCGCTGCGGCTGCGGGGCCACTATCCGGTGCTCTATTCGGGTGAGGGCGGGCTCGTCGCGCACGAGTGCATCCTCGACCTGCGTCCGCTGAAGGACGAGACCGGGATCACGGTCGACGACGTCGCCAAGCGGCTCATCGACTACGGGTTCCACGCCCCGACCATGTCGTTTCCCGTCGCCGGCACCCTCATGGTCGAGCCGACCGAGTCGGAGGATCTCGGCGAGATCGAACGTTTCATTGAGGCGATGATCGCCATCCGCGCCGAAGCGGGCCGTGTCGCGGCGGGGGAGTGGCCGGCATCCGACAACCCCCTCGTGAACGCGCCGCACACGGCAGAGTCCATCGCGACGGATGCCTGGTCGCACCCCTACTCGCGCGAGCAGGCGGTCTATCCCGTGCACGCCCTCGTGCGCGCGAAGTACTGGCCGCCGGTCCGCCGCATCGACAACGCCTACGGCGACCGCAATCTCGTGTGCGCCTGCCCGCCCCCGGAGGCCTTCGCCTGA
- the gcvH gene encoding glycine cleavage system protein GcvH, with protein sequence MTDLTELKYTDEHEWVALDGDVATVGITDYAADKLGDVVFVDLPAVGTSVTAGEVCGEIESTKSVGELYAPLTGEIVAVNDAVVDDPASVNGDAFAAWLVKVRVDAADLDGLLDRAAYVALTGGEA encoded by the coding sequence ATGACCGACCTGACCGAACTGAAATACACCGACGAGCACGAGTGGGTCGCCCTCGACGGCGACGTCGCCACCGTCGGGATCACCGACTACGCCGCCGACAAGCTGGGCGACGTCGTGTTCGTCGACCTGCCGGCCGTCGGCACGAGCGTCACCGCGGGGGAGGTGTGCGGCGAGATCGAGTCGACGAAGTCGGTGGGCGAGCTCTACGCCCCGCTCACGGGCGAGATCGTCGCCGTCAACGACGCCGTCGTCGACGACCCGGCATCCGTCAACGGCGACGCATTCGCCGCCTGGCTCGTGAAGGTCCGCGTGGATGCCGCGGATCTCGACGGGCTCCTCGACCGCGCGGCCTACGTGGCGCTCACGGGTGGCGAGGCGTGA
- the gcvT gene encoding glycine cleavage system aminomethyltransferase GcvT, with product MSDLRTTPLHDRHAALGAAFTDFGGWSMPVRYGSDLAEHHAVRTAAGLFDISHMAEFLVTGSGAAAFLDYSLAGRVSAMSNGKAKYSLLLDEAGGVIDDVIVYRIADDRFLVISNAGNRDAVAAELDARINRFVHLHAFREGQLKGDFAFIAGAGAPRVEDISDQTSLIAVQGPRAREIVEATVGIADVAPALVDLGYYAWSSALFEGASLLIARTGYTGEDGFELMVPNAVAPALWDALLAAGEPLGLVPAGLASRDTLRLEAGMPLHGHELSTDILPTQAGLGRVVAADKDDFVGKEALAAASADLPVLVGLVSEGRRAGRAGYAVLDVDGTPVGEITSGALSPTLGHPIAMAFVPPALAAPGTELLIDVRGTRIPATVTALPFYRRIA from the coding sequence GTGTCCGACCTTCGCACCACCCCGCTCCACGACCGCCACGCGGCGCTCGGCGCCGCCTTCACCGACTTCGGCGGGTGGTCGATGCCCGTGCGCTACGGCTCGGACCTCGCCGAGCACCACGCCGTCCGCACGGCGGCGGGACTGTTCGACATCTCGCACATGGCCGAGTTCCTGGTGACCGGCTCGGGTGCCGCAGCCTTCCTCGACTATTCCCTCGCGGGCCGCGTCTCGGCCATGAGTAACGGCAAGGCGAAGTACTCGCTGCTGCTCGACGAGGCCGGAGGCGTCATCGACGACGTCATCGTCTACCGCATCGCGGACGACCGCTTTCTCGTGATCTCCAACGCGGGCAACCGCGATGCCGTCGCTGCCGAGCTGGATGCCCGGATCAACCGGTTCGTGCACTTGCACGCCTTCCGCGAGGGGCAGTTGAAGGGCGACTTCGCGTTCATCGCCGGCGCCGGCGCGCCACGCGTCGAGGACATCTCCGATCAGACCTCGCTCATCGCCGTGCAGGGCCCCCGGGCCCGCGAGATCGTCGAGGCGACCGTCGGCATCGCCGACGTTGCTCCGGCGCTGGTCGACCTCGGCTACTACGCCTGGTCGTCGGCGCTGTTCGAGGGCGCGTCGCTGCTCATCGCGCGCACCGGCTACACCGGCGAGGACGGGTTCGAGCTGATGGTGCCGAACGCCGTGGCCCCCGCCCTCTGGGATGCGCTCCTCGCAGCCGGCGAGCCGCTCGGCCTCGTGCCCGCCGGCCTCGCGTCGCGCGACACCCTGCGGCTTGAGGCCGGGATGCCGCTGCACGGCCACGAGTTGTCGACCGACATCCTTCCTACGCAGGCGGGGCTCGGCCGTGTGGTCGCCGCCGACAAGGACGACTTCGTCGGCAAGGAGGCGCTCGCGGCGGCATCGGCCGACCTCCCCGTCCTCGTCGGACTCGTCTCGGAGGGCCGCCGCGCCGGACGCGCCGGGTATGCGGTGCTGGATGTCGATGGCACGCCCGTCGGCGAGATCACGAGCGGTGCGCTGAGTCCGACCCTCGGGCATCCCATCGCGATGGCCTTCGTGCCCCCGGCGCTCGCGGCGCCCGGAACCGAGCTTCTCATCGACGTGCGGGGGACTCGCATCCCCGCGACCGTGACCGCCCTGCCTTTCTACCGGAGGATCGCATGA
- a CDS encoding trypsin-like serine protease — MASVPVPDIYDTSSAPREIYALAADVQPGNSGGPLLDGDGGVIGVVFARGTGTDERGYAMTTAELRPALASVDADSPAVPPGTCTR, encoded by the coding sequence GTGGCGTCCGTCCCGGTCCCCGACATCTACGACACCTCGTCTGCGCCGCGGGAGATCTACGCGCTCGCCGCCGACGTGCAGCCGGGGAACTCCGGCGGGCCGTTGCTCGACGGCGACGGCGGGGTCATCGGGGTCGTGTTCGCGCGGGGGACGGGGACCGACGAGCGCGGATACGCCATGACGACCGCAGAGCTGCGTCCCGCGCTCGCTTCGGTGGATGCCGATTCGCCCGCGGTTCCGCCCGGCACCTGCACGCGCTGA
- a CDS encoding CvpA family protein: MDGGRIVLIVDVIAIVALVAAFVSGLARGFFASLGSVVGMVLGAAAALWLLPLATPWLADVLPSGGWRSAALAAGAIGLVVLGAAGGAAVGHVIRRGVDRIKLRGLERFLGGVLSLGATALVLLLVGAGLGAAGIPGVSSAVSSSRVIRFIDDLTPAPVDEALAAARGAFLSDGLPRLEAAIGTVVTPTAPPVSLDDPELQAAAASVARVSGTAYACGVSMTGSGFVAAPGLVVTNAHVVAGVDAPVVELPGGRAGEGRIVYFDPVGDLAVIAVGDLGGAPLAIDDPAAPGTQAAVQG; the protein is encoded by the coding sequence GTGGACGGGGGACGCATCGTGCTGATCGTGGACGTCATCGCCATCGTCGCGCTCGTCGCGGCGTTCGTCTCGGGCCTGGCCCGCGGCTTCTTCGCGAGCCTCGGGTCCGTCGTCGGCATGGTGCTGGGCGCCGCGGCGGCGCTGTGGCTGCTGCCGCTGGCAACGCCCTGGCTGGCTGACGTGCTCCCCTCGGGAGGATGGCGATCGGCGGCCCTCGCCGCCGGGGCGATCGGTCTCGTCGTGCTGGGCGCGGCGGGCGGAGCAGCCGTCGGGCACGTGATCCGACGGGGCGTCGACCGCATCAAGCTGCGTGGTCTGGAACGCTTCCTGGGCGGCGTGCTCAGCCTGGGGGCAACGGCCCTCGTGCTCCTGCTCGTCGGCGCGGGGCTCGGCGCCGCCGGCATCCCCGGCGTCTCCTCGGCCGTGTCGTCGTCGCGCGTGATCCGCTTCATCGACGACCTCACGCCCGCCCCGGTCGACGAGGCACTCGCTGCGGCTCGCGGAGCGTTCCTCTCCGATGGGCTTCCGCGCCTCGAGGCGGCGATCGGCACGGTGGTGACGCCGACCGCGCCGCCGGTCTCCCTCGACGACCCGGAACTGCAGGCGGCGGCGGCATCCGTCGCCCGCGTGAGCGGCACGGCGTACGCGTGCGGCGTTTCCATGACGGGCTCGGGGTTCGTCGCGGCGCCGGGGCTGGTCGTCACCAACGCGCACGTCGTGGCCGGGGTGGACGCGCCCGTCGTCGAGCTGCCCGGTGGGCGGGCCGGAGAAGGCCGCATCGTGTACTTCGACCCGGTCGGCGACCTCGCCGTCATCGCGGTGGGCGACCTCGGGGGCGCGCCTCTCGCGATCGACGATCCGGCAGCTCCGGGGACGCAGGCCGCGGTCCAGGGGTAA
- a CDS encoding NUDIX hydrolase, giving the protein MTRTDPPRDVIRVAVSTVIFSLRRDRPGAPASVVLPLVRRTRNPHEGLWALPGGWLDATEQLETAASRTLAETTGLAPSYLEQLYAFGDVGRSSDRVVSIVYWALLREGAQLPEDAENVAWFDAAHLPPLAFDHNHIVEYALWRLRNKVGYSRIAHGLLPDLFTLADLREVYEAILDRDLDPANFRRQVENSGTLIPTDRFRTGSHRPARLYRYNQDVELAERGPLRDPSPTRHQKAAS; this is encoded by the coding sequence ATGACAAGAACAGATCCCCCGCGCGACGTCATCCGGGTCGCCGTGTCCACGGTGATCTTCAGCCTGCGCCGCGACCGCCCCGGCGCACCGGCGTCGGTCGTCCTGCCACTCGTGCGCCGCACGCGGAATCCGCACGAAGGACTGTGGGCCCTCCCCGGCGGCTGGCTCGACGCCACGGAGCAACTCGAGACGGCGGCATCGCGAACGCTCGCCGAGACCACGGGCCTCGCTCCGAGCTACCTCGAGCAGCTCTACGCCTTCGGCGACGTCGGGCGCTCATCCGATCGCGTCGTCTCGATCGTCTACTGGGCACTCCTGCGTGAAGGCGCGCAGCTGCCCGAAGATGCCGAGAACGTCGCGTGGTTCGACGCGGCACACCTGCCCCCGCTGGCCTTCGACCACAACCACATCGTCGAGTACGCCCTGTGGCGCCTGCGCAACAAGGTGGGCTACAGCCGGATCGCCCACGGGCTGCTGCCCGACCTGTTCACCCTCGCCGACCTGCGCGAGGTGTACGAGGCCATTCTCGACCGCGACCTCGACCCGGCGAACTTCCGCCGACAGGTCGAGAACTCCGGCACCCTCATCCCGACCGACCGTTTCCGCACCGGCAGTCACCGACCGGCCCGGCTCTACCGCTACAACCAGGACGTCGAGCTCGCCGAACGCGGGCCCCTGCGCGATCCCTCTCCCACCCGACACCAGAAGGCGGCGTCATGA
- the nadA gene encoding quinolinate synthase NadA has translation MTSLTLHPRPLDPSVDHGIQAIVAGASTSETCNTELAAGPWDFDARPGYGPGSSMGDVIPTGAPRQGELPAEYREASELELHARITAAKTTLADRVVVLGHFYQREEVVTHADYVGDSFQLANAALEHPDAEAIVFCGVHFMAETADLLSRPEQSVILPNLAAGCSMADMASIDEVEDCWEQLTELYGPLDEVDADGLVPVVPVTYMNSSAAIKGFVGRHGGIVCTSSNARTVLEWAFARGRRVLFFPDQHLGRNTAKAMGVALAQMPMWNPRKPLGGSSEADLADARVILWHGFCSVHRRFTVDQIDRARAEHPGVRVIVHPECPMAVVDAADEAGSTDYIRKAIAAATEPTTFAIGTEINLVQRLAAEHPQHEIFCLDPVVCPCSTMYRIHPGYLAWVLEALVAGEVVNRITVPGDVAAPARRALERMLAARP, from the coding sequence ATGACATCCCTCACCCTGCACCCCCGCCCGCTCGACCCGAGCGTCGACCACGGCATCCAGGCGATCGTCGCCGGCGCCTCGACGTCCGAGACGTGCAACACGGAGCTCGCGGCCGGCCCCTGGGACTTCGACGCCCGCCCCGGTTACGGCCCGGGATCGTCGATGGGCGACGTCATCCCGACGGGTGCCCCGCGACAGGGTGAGCTTCCCGCGGAATACCGCGAGGCATCCGAGCTCGAACTGCACGCGCGGATCACCGCGGCCAAGACGACACTGGCCGACCGCGTCGTCGTCCTCGGCCACTTCTACCAGCGCGAAGAGGTCGTCACCCACGCCGACTACGTCGGCGACTCGTTCCAGCTCGCGAACGCCGCGCTCGAGCATCCGGATGCCGAGGCGATCGTCTTCTGCGGCGTGCACTTCATGGCCGAGACCGCCGACCTGCTCTCCCGGCCCGAGCAGTCCGTGATCCTGCCGAACCTCGCGGCGGGATGCTCGATGGCCGACATGGCCTCGATCGACGAGGTCGAGGACTGCTGGGAGCAGCTGACCGAGCTCTACGGCCCGCTCGACGAGGTCGATGCCGACGGGCTCGTCCCCGTCGTCCCCGTGACGTACATGAACTCGTCCGCGGCGATCAAGGGCTTCGTCGGCCGTCACGGCGGGATCGTCTGCACGTCCTCGAACGCGCGCACGGTGCTGGAGTGGGCGTTCGCGCGCGGGCGCCGCGTGCTCTTCTTCCCCGATCAGCACCTCGGCCGCAACACGGCGAAGGCGATGGGGGTGGCGCTCGCGCAGATGCCGATGTGGAATCCGCGCAAGCCGCTCGGAGGATCATCCGAGGCGGACCTCGCCGATGCCCGCGTGATCCTCTGGCACGGTTTCTGCTCCGTGCACCGCCGGTTCACGGTCGACCAGATCGACCGGGCCCGCGCCGAGCACCCGGGAGTCCGCGTGATCGTGCACCCCGAGTGCCCGATGGCGGTGGTGGATGCCGCCGACGAGGCCGGATCCACGGACTACATCCGCAAGGCCATCGCCGCGGCGACCGAGCCCACGACCTTCGCGATCGGCACGGAGATCAACCTCGTGCAGCGACTGGCCGCCGAGCACCCGCAGCACGAGATCTTCTGCCTCGACCCCGTCGTGTGCCCGTGCTCGACGATGTACCGGATCCACCCGGGGTATCTCGCGTGGGTTCTGGAGGCGCTCGTGGCCGGCGAGGTCGTCAACCGGATCACCGTGCCGGGAGACGTCGCCGCACCCGCACGGCGGGCCCTCGAGCGGATGCTGGCGGCCCGCCCGTGA
- the nadB gene encoding L-aspartate oxidase: protein MSAHGPRQTAVVVVGSGIAGLVAALHAAASGCTVTLVTKDVLEQANTRFAQGGIAGVMFDDDSVTAHVRDTLEAGAGLCDPEAVRVLVTEGPDRIRELIDLGVAFDRTPDGTFVRGLEAAHSYPRVLHAGGDATGTAIERALVARLRASGVRIVEHAFLVDLVTDGGRATGLDLRVDDGVLDRTPSRQRLMADAVVLATGGAGRLYAHTTNPPVATGDGIAAALRAGARVADLEFVQFHPTVLPVSIGADGAGSEPFLVSEAVRGEGAVLRDEQGRRFMIDVHPDAELAPRDVVARAIAEVMATQGGRPVLLDATAIGPDGGSSAKRTASFLARRFPTIDAAVRTRGFDWAREAVPVTPAAHYLMGGVATDLHGRTSLPGLYAVGEVARTGVHGANRLASNSLLEGAVFGARAGDIIARDAASGAWPVAAGAPRSAGPTVTSGHAGTAPHGGADIITEGSAAHAAALPVAPFSRTALQELMWRDAGLVRDGAGLAHAASVIDAWLRADRHSATVAALEDENLLQVAAAVVAAAIARPVSVGAHARRDQVAPEPQERRPQSEGESPESPVLDSVLLPFGALSDRDAAVDGKARGLAKATR from the coding sequence GTGAGCGCGCACGGGCCTCGGCAGACGGCGGTGGTCGTCGTCGGCTCCGGGATCGCCGGGCTCGTCGCGGCGCTGCACGCGGCGGCATCCGGCTGCACCGTCACGCTCGTCACGAAGGATGTCCTCGAGCAGGCCAACACCCGCTTCGCGCAGGGCGGCATCGCCGGCGTGATGTTCGACGACGACAGCGTCACGGCGCACGTACGCGACACCCTCGAGGCCGGAGCGGGGCTCTGCGACCCCGAAGCGGTGCGCGTGCTCGTGACCGAGGGCCCGGACCGCATCCGCGAGCTGATCGACCTCGGGGTCGCGTTCGACCGCACCCCGGACGGCACCTTCGTGCGCGGCCTCGAGGCGGCGCACTCCTATCCGCGGGTGCTGCATGCGGGCGGCGATGCCACGGGCACCGCGATCGAGCGCGCACTCGTGGCGCGGCTGCGCGCGAGCGGCGTGCGCATCGTCGAGCACGCCTTCCTCGTCGATCTCGTGACGGACGGAGGCCGCGCCACCGGCCTCGATCTGCGGGTCGACGACGGCGTGCTCGACCGAACGCCCTCGCGGCAGCGTCTGATGGCCGATGCCGTGGTCCTCGCGACCGGGGGTGCCGGACGTCTCTACGCGCACACCACGAACCCGCCCGTCGCGACGGGCGACGGCATCGCTGCGGCCCTGCGCGCGGGCGCCCGTGTGGCCGACCTGGAATTCGTGCAGTTCCACCCCACCGTCCTCCCCGTGAGCATCGGCGCCGACGGCGCCGGTTCGGAGCCGTTCCTCGTCTCGGAGGCCGTTCGCGGCGAGGGCGCCGTCCTGCGCGACGAACAGGGACGTCGGTTCATGATCGACGTGCACCCCGACGCCGAGCTCGCACCCCGCGACGTGGTCGCCCGCGCCATCGCCGAGGTCATGGCGACACAGGGTGGGCGCCCGGTACTGCTGGATGCCACCGCCATCGGCCCCGACGGCGGTTCGAGCGCGAAGCGCACGGCGTCCTTCCTCGCGCGGCGCTTCCCCACGATCGACGCGGCGGTCCGCACCCGCGGATTCGACTGGGCCCGCGAAGCGGTGCCCGTCACGCCCGCGGCCCACTACCTCATGGGCGGAGTCGCGACCGACCTGCACGGACGGACCTCACTCCCCGGCCTGTACGCCGTCGGCGAGGTCGCGCGCACCGGTGTCCACGGCGCCAACCGCCTCGCGTCGAACTCGCTGTTAGAAGGAGCCGTCTTCGGTGCGCGGGCCGGCGACATCATCGCCCGCGATGCGGCATCCGGTGCGTGGCCCGTGGCCGCCGGTGCGCCGCGCTCCGCTGGGCCGACCGTCACCTCGGGGCACGCCGGCACCGCGCCGCACGGCGGCGCCGACATCATCACCGAGGGCTCTGCGGCGCACGCCGCCGCCCTGCCCGTCGCTCCGTTCTCGCGCACCGCGCTGCAGGAGCTCATGTGGCGCGATGCCGGGCTCGTGCGTGACGGCGCGGGGCTCGCACATGCGGCATCCGTCATCGATGCCTGGCTGCGCGCCGACCGCCACTCGGCGACCGTTGCCGCGCTCGAGGACGAGAACCTGCTGCAGGTGGCCGCGGCAGTCGTGGCCGCCGCCATCGCCCGCCCTGTGTCCGTCGGCGCGCACGCGCGTCGCGACCAGGTCGCTCCCGAACCGCAGGAGAGGCGGCCGCAATCCGAGGGAGAAAGCCCCGAATCGCCCGTTCTCGACTCCGTGCTCCTGCCGTTCGGCGCGCTGAGCGACCGGGATGCCGCCGTCGACGGCAAGGCGCGTGGTCTCGCAAAGGCGACCCGCTGA
- the nadC gene encoding carboxylating nicotinate-nucleotide diphosphorylase: protein MLTRHHIDTVVRAALDEDAPWGDLTSETLIPADAVATAELRARESGVFSGGDVFAAAFVLTDPQIAVDLRIADGDAFAPGDVLASVSGPARGILTAERIGLNFTQRMSGIATLTAAYVAAVAHTSARIADTRKTTPGLRRVERHAVRSGGGHNHRFSLSDAVMAKDNHLAVLAARHGSVSAALRHALEVLPHTAHVEVEVDRLDQLDEVLAVTGGAREVGTIMLDNFGLDDLRTGVTRIAGRATVEASGGVSLATVGAIAETGVDVISVGALTHSARALDLGLDVRLDG from the coding sequence ATGCTCACCCGACACCACATCGACACCGTCGTCCGCGCCGCCCTCGACGAGGACGCCCCATGGGGAGATCTCACGAGCGAGACGCTGATCCCCGCGGATGCCGTCGCCACCGCCGAGCTGCGCGCGCGCGAGTCGGGCGTCTTCAGCGGCGGCGACGTGTTCGCCGCCGCATTCGTCCTCACCGACCCGCAGATCGCCGTCGACCTGCGCATCGCTGATGGCGACGCGTTCGCGCCGGGCGACGTTCTCGCGAGCGTGTCGGGTCCCGCGCGCGGCATCCTCACCGCCGAGCGCATCGGGCTGAACTTCACACAGCGGATGTCCGGCATCGCGACGCTGACCGCGGCTTACGTCGCCGCCGTCGCGCACACCTCTGCCCGGATCGCCGACACCCGCAAGACGACGCCCGGGTTGCGGCGCGTCGAGCGACATGCCGTCCGCAGCGGCGGGGGCCACAACCATCGGTTCAGCCTGTCCGACGCGGTGATGGCCAAAGACAACCATCTCGCGGTGCTCGCCGCGCGCCACGGATCGGTGTCGGCTGCGCTCCGCCACGCTCTCGAGGTCCTCCCCCACACGGCGCACGTCGAGGTCGAGGTCGACCGGCTCGACCAGCTCGACGAGGTGCTCGCGGTCACCGGCGGCGCCCGCGAGGTCGGAACGATCATGCTCGACAACTTCGGGCTCGACGACCTGCGCACCGGCGTCACCCGCATCGCGGGGCGCGCGACGGTCGAAGCGTCCGGCGGCGTCTCGCTCGCCACGGTGGGTGCGATCGCCGAGACCGGTGTGGATGTCATCTCGGTCGGCGCCCTCACGCACTCGGCACGTGCTCTCGATCTCGGGCTCGACGTGCGCCTGGACGGCTGA